The genomic window ttagtacgctattatataaatttggtcaaagacactaatagtagatacaaaaaatactaactatactacataataataaaaaaatatgaaatcgagagggaggtaccttaggagcgggcggtcttgacgcgccggcgttcgtggcgtggccggctagggcgctgcgcagcaagagtggccgggcgcggcgtgggcgagcggccgAGGACAGGCCATGTGGGCGCGGccggggcgaggcgaggccgggcgggcgcgtgcgcggcgtggatgggcgggcgcgggcgcgtgcgGTCGCAGGCAGGGCGCTAGCGgcggttggcggcggcggcggcggcggcgttcgggcGTCAGGCGGGCGGGCAGGGCAGGCGTGCGTGCGGGCGGCCGGGCTCGCGCGCGGGGTATATATCTGCTCCTGCtgcgtggcgcggcaggacccgccacgtcagcggcccccTGGCCGAtccacgccacgtcagccctgtgccgcgccaccatgcatggcgcggcacatgcatttggccgcgctagggcaataggcgcggtcaaaagtgttagttaaaaaaacgacagtgttagatttaaaattatattcaaaaaagaattaaaataaaaaaaaatcgatAAAATTAGGGTTTAATTACCTCCGGAACATGGACAAGTAAGCTTTGcaaatttcctttttttttccttttgttgcTTTTCATACATATTTTCATTCATTCGCACACCGGTACAATCATAGGGCTGAATGGCAACTACCAATCCGTCAAAACGGCTGCTATCATGAACAGCTTAGCTGGTGACCAGTCACCACTGCCACTGCGGGTGGTAGTGGTAGTAATTGGGGTACCACCAGTCGTACGGCAGCGGCACGACCTCGGGCTTCTTCTCCTCCGGCTTCTTCTCCTTGGGCTTCACCACCTCCACCTTGACGATGTCGGCGCGGCCGATCTTCTTGCGCAGGCAGTTGACGAGGCAGACGGTGTCGATGCCGTCGCCCTCCACCTCCAGCTGGTCCTTGCCGTCGCCGGTGATTCCCATCTTG from Miscanthus floridulus cultivar M001 chromosome 11, ASM1932011v1, whole genome shotgun sequence includes these protein-coding regions:
- the LOC136494578 gene encoding heavy metal-associated isoprenylated plant protein 16-like, with translation MKQKIVIRLSMASDKCRSKAMVLAAKADGVSKMGITGDGKDQLEVEGDGIDTVCLVNCLRKKIGRADIVKVEVVKPKEKKPEEKKPEVVPLPYDWWYPNYYHYHPQWQW